One region of uncultured Methanolobus sp. genomic DNA includes:
- a CDS encoding Kae1-associated kinase Bud32, translating to MNLNNGAEAVVRVEDGMLVKERVPKNYRQKELDERIRKERTKAEARIISEARRAGVPTPIIYDIENSTIKMQYIDGVALKHVIDEKLSEQIGVLVAELHAAGIIHGDLTTSNLILFNDKIYMIDFGLSFSEGSVEARGVDVHVLFRTFESTHRNHEKLIEAFCRGYRKELGQADEVLERVKEIEKRGRYA from the coding sequence ATGAATCTGAATAATGGTGCCGAGGCTGTCGTCAGGGTTGAGGACGGTATGCTTGTCAAGGAAAGGGTTCCGAAGAACTATCGTCAGAAAGAACTTGATGAACGCATCAGGAAAGAGAGAACAAAAGCCGAAGCACGAATTATATCCGAGGCAAGAAGAGCCGGTGTTCCAACTCCAATTATTTATGATATTGAGAATTCCACAATAAAGATGCAGTATATTGACGGAGTTGCACTGAAACACGTGATAGATGAGAAACTCAGTGAGCAGATTGGTGTTCTTGTTGCAGAACTGCACGCCGCAGGAATCATCCATGGTGACCTGACAACCTCCAATCTTATACTTTTTAATGATAAGATTTACATGATAGACTTCGGTTTATCTTTTTCAGAAGGCAGTGTCGAAGCACGTGGTGTGGATGTGCATGTCCTTTTCAGGACATTTGAAAGCACACACAGGAATCATGAAAAACTTATAGAGGCATTCTGCCGTGGATACAGGAAAGAACTCGGGCAGGCTGATGAAGTGCTTGAAAGAGTGAAAGAAATAGAGAAGAGGGGAAGATATGCGTAA
- a CDS encoding bifunctional N(6)-L-threonylcarbamoyladenine synthase/serine/threonine protein kinase: protein MKGTVLGIEGTAWNLSAAIVNEKDVIAEVSDMYKPPTGGIHPREAAQHHAKYASYVVKGVLEEAKQKGVEASDIDSISFSQGPGLGACLRTVATAARMLAISLDVPLVGVNHCLAHVEVGRWKTPATDPVTLYVSGANSQVLAYRMGRYRVFGETLDIGLGNAFDKFARSAGLGHPGGPQIEQFARNASNYIPLPYVVKGMDLSFSGLSTAATAALKDNSMEDVCYSFQETAFAMVVEVTERALAHTGKNEVLLAGGVGANMRLREMLDIMCNERGANFYVPEKRFMGDNGAMIAYLGLLMYDSGNVIDVENSHVNPNFRPDDVDVTWIPRDLEERGQA from the coding sequence TTGAAAGGAACAGTGCTTGGCATTGAAGGAACTGCATGGAACCTCAGTGCTGCCATCGTTAATGAGAAAGATGTAATTGCGGAGGTTTCCGATATGTATAAACCTCCTACTGGCGGGATACACCCCAGGGAAGCCGCCCAGCACCATGCAAAGTATGCTTCCTATGTTGTAAAAGGAGTACTTGAGGAAGCAAAGCAGAAAGGAGTTGAAGCTTCTGATATTGATTCAATTTCCTTCTCGCAGGGTCCGGGACTTGGAGCCTGCCTGCGTACTGTGGCTACTGCTGCCAGAATGCTTGCAATTAGTCTTGATGTTCCTCTTGTTGGTGTCAATCACTGTCTTGCCCATGTCGAGGTTGGCCGCTGGAAAACTCCGGCAACTGACCCGGTTACACTGTATGTCAGTGGTGCCAATTCCCAGGTTCTGGCTTACAGGATGGGAAGATACAGGGTTTTTGGAGAAACACTTGATATAGGACTTGGAAATGCTTTTGATAAATTCGCGCGTAGCGCAGGCCTCGGACATCCGGGTGGACCGCAGATAGAACAGTTTGCCAGAAATGCTTCCAATTACATTCCGCTTCCTTATGTTGTAAAAGGAATGGACTTATCATTTTCAGGACTTTCAACTGCAGCTACAGCAGCACTAAAAGACAATTCCATGGAGGATGTGTGTTATTCTTTCCAGGAAACTGCTTTTGCAATGGTTGTCGAGGTTACTGAACGTGCGCTTGCTCACACTGGAAAGAATGAGGTGCTTCTTGCAGGCGGTGTCGGTGCTAACATGAGACTTCGGGAAATGCTTGATATCATGTGTAATGAGCGCGGTGCTAATTTCTATGTACCGGAAAAGAGGTTCATGGGTGATAATGGAGCCATGATAGCTTATCTTGGGCTTTTGATGTATGATTCAGGTAATGTGATTGATGTTGAGAACTCACATGTAAACCCAAATTTCAGACCGGATGATGTCGATGTGACATGGATTCCCAGGGATTTAGAGGAAAGGGGGCAGGCATGA
- a CDS encoding PGF-pre-PGF domain-containing protein, which produces MSSAISEETSDYYILQFSGPAKEEWIHNVSSAGAGFYSYVPNNAFIVRMNTSVKSQVQEDNFVKWIGEYKSFYKYDPEMVDDNTENGFFSSETEKNQTYFISLFSEDEYAKVVESLDAQGVEVLSGSGKIIRIQTSPDMIDDISMIKGISWIEEYVQPTINNDIAAGIINVDTVRQNHSLKGSGQIVAVCDSGLDTGINDNSMHADIRGRILSLTDTYDGNAADSLGHGTHVAGSVLGNGSLSNGQYSGMAPEAELVFQSVGDGSRYLYLPDDLSEVFQAAYDKGARIHTNSWGSSLSGAYTEYSQQVDQFMWEHQDMLILFSAGNSGVDSDRDGVIDLDSIGSPGTAKNCLTVGASENERGDAFNISPYIIWGSAWPEKYPESPISDDYMADDSNGIAAFSSRGPTNDGRIKPDVVAPGTFIASTKSSVSSETGWGPINSNYLYMGGTSMSTPITAGAAALVREYYTEVENLSSPSAALLKATIINGACNITPGQYGTGVFQEIDGRYDYSQGWGRVDIENSVYPQFPVVMEYYDYVALNYGESWNVSYDILYTSEPVRVTLVWTDYPGAANVDPQLINNLDLIVAAPDDTYYGNGAPDTVNNVEGVELLEPEAGTYTITVNGTNFKDLNNAPTQNFSLVISYGDVSNIYMYPEHNSYTTNTTTEVHMNLTHADGINSSSINMMIDGSSVVPSLEAISGGYKVENQTSQPYSEGFHNVSVSALTDQNEELNYGWRFYVSVGENILTVQNPLENAVIQNNTVMINASSNKLCDFWYNIDNGTNSTAQSGYTLNASTGLAEGNHNITVFAEDITGAVNSTTVNFTVFTESADIESPSAGTVYYLPEDSFTLNGTVGVATNVSVYVNGALTNYSEPVSNGMFNITNVPLSNGTNAINVSAMYNNSLTDYFAVNTTIYVSLGQTTDTGSSDLITVNVPGIDSNVSNPVFNFNVSGSSSNPGNLSAAVVRGAEPGNGSSLIGNALDIRVHNESDPNYSYQFGRNVSLTLGYDPYLVNSTGKLAIAWYNTDEEVWIPYMSIVNTSVHTVTTNITHLSIYAPMEDNTAPVISSVTNSSTSTTVNLEWFASDDTDHTEVWNGVLLLGNYSGSEMTDTGLSASTLYNYSLRAVDYVGNTGEWFNTSVRTITPTSTSSTSSSSGGGGGGGGGSTGEDVGNIAFKDVLSVYSGSGDLVDFDFTKEQNEIDYIRYTSLKNAGKITVTIEMLKNTSALVDEAPSGFVYKNMNIWVGKTGYATESNIKDPVIGFVVSKEWLGDNDVNTDTIVLNRYNEDVWARLETEQTGEDEEYYYFEASTPGFSPFAITADQPTTTITEQETIKEQVEAGSSNGGGDEAPVVYEEYENSETDKSTPAVSGVVTLLIIAVVSVLLRKQQN; this is translated from the coding sequence ATGTCGTCTGCTATTTCAGAAGAAACATCTGATTATTATATCTTACAATTTTCAGGTCCGGCAAAGGAAGAATGGATACACAATGTCAGCTCTGCAGGTGCCGGGTTCTATAGTTATGTGCCAAATAATGCTTTTATCGTCAGAATGAACACAAGTGTTAAATCTCAGGTTCAGGAGGATAACTTTGTCAAATGGATTGGTGAATATAAGTCATTTTACAAATATGACCCTGAAATGGTTGATGACAACACAGAGAATGGATTTTTTTCCTCTGAAACTGAAAAAAATCAAACATATTTTATTTCACTCTTCTCCGAAGATGAATATGCAAAAGTTGTAGAGTCACTTGACGCTCAGGGAGTTGAGGTTCTTAGTGGTTCAGGGAAAATAATCAGGATTCAGACCTCACCTGACATGATTGATGATATATCCATGATCAAGGGAATTAGCTGGATAGAGGAATATGTCCAGCCAACAATAAACAATGACATTGCAGCAGGCATTATTAACGTAGATACGGTTCGCCAAAACCATAGTTTGAAAGGTAGCGGACAAATAGTAGCTGTCTGTGACTCCGGACTTGATACCGGTATTAATGATAATTCTATGCACGCAGATATAAGAGGCAGGATACTGAGCCTCACTGACACATATGATGGGAATGCGGCAGATTCCCTCGGACATGGAACTCATGTAGCAGGCTCGGTACTTGGCAATGGTTCACTTTCCAATGGACAGTATAGCGGAATGGCACCTGAAGCTGAACTGGTATTCCAGTCAGTTGGTGACGGAAGTAGATATCTGTATCTACCGGATGATCTCAGTGAAGTTTTTCAGGCAGCATATGACAAGGGAGCAAGGATACACACCAATAGTTGGGGCTCTTCCCTAAGCGGAGCCTATACAGAGTATTCACAGCAGGTGGATCAATTCATGTGGGAGCATCAGGATATGCTGATACTATTCTCAGCCGGAAATTCAGGAGTCGATTCCGACAGGGATGGTGTGATAGATCTGGATTCGATCGGATCACCGGGAACTGCAAAAAATTGTCTGACAGTAGGTGCTTCTGAAAATGAAAGAGGGGATGCCTTCAATATATCACCATATATCATATGGGGATCTGCATGGCCTGAAAAATATCCGGAATCTCCAATATCGGATGACTATATGGCAGATGATAGTAACGGAATTGCTGCGTTCAGCAGCCGGGGACCAACAAACGATGGGAGGATAAAACCGGATGTTGTAGCTCCCGGTACTTTTATTGCATCTACAAAATCAAGTGTTTCAAGTGAAACTGGTTGGGGTCCTATTAATAGTAATTATCTGTACATGGGTGGAACCAGTATGTCCACGCCGATCACTGCCGGGGCTGCAGCTCTTGTAAGGGAATACTATACAGAAGTTGAGAACCTCAGCAGTCCCAGTGCTGCACTGCTTAAAGCTACTATAATTAACGGTGCATGTAACATAACACCAGGACAATACGGGACAGGAGTATTCCAGGAAATTGATGGAAGGTATGATTATTCCCAGGGATGGGGACGTGTTGATATTGAAAATTCTGTCTATCCGCAATTCCCTGTTGTCATGGAATATTATGACTACGTCGCCCTTAATTACGGTGAGTCATGGAATGTCAGCTATGATATTCTCTATACATCAGAACCTGTAAGAGTAACGCTTGTGTGGACTGATTATCCCGGTGCTGCTAATGTTGATCCTCAACTGATCAATAACCTTGATCTCATTGTTGCAGCTCCGGATGACACATACTACGGAAACGGTGCACCGGATACTGTAAATAATGTAGAAGGCGTTGAGCTGCTTGAGCCAGAAGCAGGAACATATACAATAACAGTTAATGGAACAAACTTTAAAGACCTTAACAATGCCCCTACTCAGAATTTCTCACTTGTCATCTCTTATGGTGATGTGAGTAACATCTACATGTATCCTGAACACAATTCCTACACAACTAATACAACTACTGAAGTTCACATGAATCTCACACATGCCGATGGAATTAACTCAAGTTCCATAAACATGATGATCGACGGTTCATCGGTTGTACCTTCACTGGAAGCCATCTCAGGTGGATACAAAGTTGAGAACCAGACATCTCAGCCATATTCCGAAGGATTCCACAATGTGTCTGTGAGTGCACTTACAGATCAGAATGAGGAACTGAATTATGGCTGGAGATTCTATGTCAGTGTTGGGGAGAACATACTAACTGTTCAGAATCCCCTGGAAAATGCCGTAATACAGAATAATACAGTCATGATAAACGCCAGCAGCAATAAGTTGTGTGACTTCTGGTACAATATTGACAACGGAACAAATTCCACGGCACAGTCTGGTTATACACTGAATGCAAGTACAGGACTTGCTGAAGGAAACCACAATATCACAGTGTTTGCCGAGGATATAACCGGAGCAGTCAATTCAACAACTGTGAACTTTACTGTATTTACCGAATCAGCAGATATTGAGTCACCTTCAGCAGGTACAGTCTATTATCTACCGGAAGACAGTTTTACCCTTAACGGAACTGTGGGAGTTGCAACTAATGTTTCCGTTTACGTGAATGGTGCCCTGACCAATTATTCAGAACCTGTTTCAAACGGAATGTTCAATATAACCAATGTTCCACTTTCAAATGGTACTAATGCCATAAATGTCAGTGCCATGTACAATAATTCCCTGACAGATTATTTTGCTGTAAATACTACAATATATGTGAGTCTTGGGCAGACCACTGATACAGGTTCAAGTGACCTGATTACTGTGAATGTTCCGGGAATAGACTCTAATGTGAGCAATCCGGTGTTCAACTTTAATGTCAGTGGATCATCTTCTAATCCTGGAAATCTTTCGGCTGCTGTAGTGAGAGGAGCAGAGCCCGGAAATGGTTCGTCACTTATCGGGAATGCGCTTGATATAAGGGTCCACAACGAATCAGACCCGAACTATTCATACCAGTTCGGCAGGAATGTATCGCTGACACTTGGGTATGACCCTTATCTTGTAAATAGCACAGGCAAGCTTGCTATTGCCTGGTATAATACTGATGAAGAAGTGTGGATTCCTTACATGAGCATTGTTAATACTTCAGTACATACGGTTACTACGAATATTACCCATCTGAGCATTTATGCTCCAATGGAGGACAATACAGCACCTGTTATCAGCAGTGTTACAAATTCCAGCACATCGACAACTGTCAATCTTGAATGGTTTGCTTCAGATGATACTGACCACACGGAAGTATGGAATGGTGTTTTACTCCTTGGAAATTACTCAGGGTCCGAAATGACAGATACCGGACTAAGTGCCAGCACTCTTTACAATTATAGTCTTCGTGCAGTAGACTATGTAGGAAATACCGGTGAATGGTTCAATACATCTGTGAGGACGATTACTCCAACCAGTACATCATCCACAAGCAGCTCTTCCGGCGGTGGAGGAGGCGGTGGAGGTGGTTCCACCGGTGAGGATGTGGGTAACATTGCATTCAAGGATGTGCTCTCTGTCTATTCAGGTAGTGGTGACCTTGTAGACTTTGATTTCACTAAAGAGCAGAATGAGATCGATTATATCCGTTACACTTCACTGAAGAATGCGGGTAAGATCACTGTAACAATAGAAATGCTGAAAAACACATCTGCACTTGTGGATGAAGCTCCCTCCGGATTTGTGTATAAAAACATGAATATATGGGTTGGAAAGACCGGCTATGCCACAGAGAGCAATATAAAAGACCCTGTCATAGGTTTTGTGGTCAGTAAAGAATGGCTGGGTGATAATGATGTCAACACTGATACTATAGTTCTTAACCGTTACAACGAGGATGTCTGGGCCAGGCTTGAAACTGAACAGACAGGGGAAGATGAAGAATATTATTACTTTGAGGCAAGTACACCAGGTTTTTCTCCGTTTGCTATAACTGCAGACCAGCCGACCACAACCATTACAGAACAAGAAACAATAAAAGAGCAGGTTGAAGCAGGTTCATCGAATGGTGGTGGCGATGAAGCGCCCGTGGTTTATGAGGAATATGAGAACAGTGAAACTGACAAGAGCACACCTGCAGTATCGGGTGTTGTAACATTGTTGATAATTGCAGTTGTATCTGTGCTCCTCAGGAAACAGCAAAATTAA
- a CDS encoding XTP/dITP diphosphatase has product MRKIVFVTGNKGKFREVKDILAAKGFEVIQNTDGYPELQEDDLEPIAAYGARWASDKLGLPVMVDDSGLFINVLNGFPGPYSAFVEKNLGNPRVLKIMEGEADRSAVFKSVIGYCEPGAEPLTFTGTVEGKIAFEELGTGGFGYDPIFDYNGKTFGELGDEFKNTVSHRRRAVDKFVEWLDSQG; this is encoded by the coding sequence ATGCGTAAGATCGTTTTTGTTACAGGTAATAAAGGAAAATTCAGGGAAGTTAAGGATATTCTTGCTGCTAAGGGATTTGAGGTTATACAGAACACCGATGGTTACCCGGAACTTCAGGAAGATGATCTGGAGCCTATTGCAGCCTATGGTGCCAGATGGGCATCTGATAAACTTGGACTTCCTGTAATGGTTGATGATTCAGGTCTTTTCATTAATGTACTAAATGGATTCCCTGGGCCGTATTCTGCTTTTGTGGAGAAGAATCTTGGAAATCCCAGAGTGCTTAAGATCATGGAAGGTGAGGCAGATAGATCTGCAGTGTTCAAGTCTGTAATAGGATATTGTGAACCGGGAGCTGAACCACTGACTTTTACTGGGACTGTGGAAGGGAAGATCGCCTTTGAAGAACTTGGCACAGGTGGTTTCGGATACGACCCGATATTTGATTACAATGGAAAGACATTCGGAGAGCTTGGTGATGAATTCAAGAACACAGTTTCACACCGCAGGCGCGCTGTTGATAAGTTTGTAGAGTGGCTGGATTCACAAGGCTGA